The following coding sequences lie in one Xiphophorus maculatus strain JP 163 A chromosome 4, X_maculatus-5.0-male, whole genome shotgun sequence genomic window:
- the htatip2 gene encoding oxidoreductase HTATIP2, which translates to MKLLCSTLGKATWILTVTVAIVAAVLYYFDDTSPSKYSSMAEDTKTLEEKFRGQNKSCFILGASGETGKVLLQELLERNIFSKITLIGRRQLSFEDKAYENLIQEVVDFEKLDDYAAAFKGHDVGYCCLGTTRAKAGADGFVRVDHDYVLKSAELAKAGGCSQFHLESSRGADKKSSFLYLKVKGQVEAEIEALGFDRLAIYRPGVLLVDRQESRPGEWLARKFFSAFSAVCSNSMSISIQAVAKAMVSNTLLQPEQQAEILENKDIASLGKVNGK; encoded by the exons ATGAAACTCCTCTGCTCCACCCTGGGGAAAGCGACTTGGATTTTAACCGTCACTGTTGCCATCGTTGCAGCGGTGCTTTATTATTTCGACGACACTTCTCCAAGCAAATATAGCAG CATGGCTGAGGACACGAAGACCCTGGAAGAGAAGTTCAGGGGTCAGAACAAGAGCTGTTTTATCCTGGGAGCTTCGGGGGAAACTGGGAAAGTGTTGCTTCAAGAGCTGCTagagagaaacattttctccaaaataaCCCTCATTGGACGAAGACAGCTGAGCTTTGAAGATAAAGCGTATGAAAACCTG ATACAGGAAGTGGTTGATTTTGAAAAACTCGATGATTATGCTGCTGCTTTCAAGGGCCATGATGTGGGCTACTGCTGCCTGGGAACAACCAGAGCAAAAGCAGGGGCT GACGGATTCGTCAGAGTTGATCATGACTACGTTCTGAAATCTGCAGAGCTCGCCAAGGCTGGAGGCTGCTCACAGTTTCACCTGGAGTCCTCCAGAGGAGCCGATAAAAAAAGTAGCTTCCTCTACCTCAAAGTCAAG ggccAAGTTGAAGCTGAAATTGAGGCTTTGGGTTTTGACAGATTAGCCATTTACAGACCAGG GGTTCTGTTAGTCGACAGACAGGAGAGTCGACCCGGAGAGTGGCTCGCCAGGAAGTTCTTCAGCGCCTTCTCTGCCGTTTGCTCCAACTCCATGTCCATCTCAATCCAAGCGGTGGCGAAAGCGATGGTGTCCAACACTCTGCTGCAGCCGGAGCAGCAGGCAGAGATCCTGGAGAACAAGGACATTGCCAGTCTTGGAAAAGTGAATGGGAAATAA